Proteins encoded by one window of Myxococcus guangdongensis:
- a CDS encoding carbonic anhydrase: MEKLIPGLHHFQTEVFRSKQELYSKLTEAQNPEVLFITCSDSRVLPNEVTGAGPGELFIIRNAGNIIPPYSTANNGTAATIEYAVAALKVRHIIVCGHTRCGAMQGLLKPQLLERLPQMAQWLRHAESTRRIVEASYAHLSGDALLDAAVGENVLVQIENLRSHPTVAEALANHALNLYAWVYQLEDGCVHAYEPSQGQFTPVVATDGDSLRARGRFGLRQVL; the protein is encoded by the coding sequence ATGGAGAAACTCATCCCCGGACTGCATCACTTCCAGACCGAGGTCTTCCGCTCCAAGCAGGAGCTCTACTCGAAGCTCACGGAGGCGCAGAACCCCGAGGTCCTCTTCATCACCTGCTCCGACTCGCGCGTGCTCCCCAATGAGGTGACGGGCGCGGGACCTGGAGAGCTGTTCATCATCCGCAACGCCGGCAACATCATCCCGCCCTACAGCACCGCCAACAACGGCACGGCCGCCACCATCGAGTACGCCGTCGCCGCCCTGAAGGTCCGCCACATCATCGTCTGCGGACACACCCGCTGCGGCGCCATGCAGGGCCTGCTCAAGCCCCAGCTCCTCGAGAGGCTCCCCCAGATGGCCCAATGGCTGCGCCACGCGGAGTCCACCCGGCGCATCGTCGAGGCCAGCTACGCCCACCTGAGCGGAGATGCCCTCCTCGACGCGGCCGTCGGGGAGAACGTCCTCGTGCAGATAGAGAACCTGCGCTCCCATCCCACGGTCGCCGAGGCCCTCGCGAACCACGCGCTCAACCTCTACGCCTGGGTCTACCAGCTCGAGGACGGCTGCGTGCATGCCTATGAGCCGAGCCAAGGGCAGTTCACCCCCGTCGTCGCCACGGATGGAGATTCCCTCCGCGCCCGGGGCCGCTTCGGCCTTCGTCAGGTGCTCTGA
- the opgC gene encoding OpgC domain-containing protein — protein sequence MPRRPDLDALRGLLLVLMTLTHLPTRLNAYTSQPFGFVSAAEGFVFLSAFLVGGTHAKAWDAPGKLWRGLRRRALKVYAHHVGLLCFAFTFIGAVGWLTHRPAVLNLLDFFHQEPLTALLSSLVLLYCPPLLDILPLYVVLLFLTPFVLTAARHAGWGKVVCLSALVWLWAQLGLKRELYGMLGSVSWLRMKMDHSGAFDLFAWQFLWVLGVWRGSLRAQAGGSPAPPPRLQWVLAWAVVGVFLLARYEVPGFQWLTSWPVLLDKWTLAPLRLVDFLALALLADRGAPRVYRWLRPRVLELLGSASLPVFSAHLVLCLLSLALINESEAPLDSLEEVAVLAVTFAGMVVVALHHQRRAAALSG from the coding sequence ATGCCGCGTCGACCCGACCTGGATGCCCTGCGGGGGTTGCTGCTCGTCCTGATGACGCTGACGCACCTGCCCACACGGCTCAACGCATACACCAGCCAGCCCTTCGGCTTCGTCTCCGCGGCCGAGGGGTTCGTGTTCCTGTCGGCGTTCCTGGTGGGGGGCACGCATGCGAAGGCATGGGACGCGCCGGGGAAGCTGTGGCGCGGCCTGCGGCGACGTGCGCTCAAGGTCTACGCGCACCACGTCGGGCTGCTCTGCTTCGCCTTCACCTTCATCGGCGCCGTGGGCTGGCTCACCCACCGCCCCGCGGTGCTCAACCTGCTCGACTTCTTCCACCAGGAGCCGCTCACGGCGCTGCTGAGCAGCCTGGTGCTGTTGTACTGCCCTCCGCTGCTGGACATCCTCCCGCTGTATGTCGTGCTGCTGTTCCTGACGCCCTTCGTGCTGACCGCGGCGCGCCACGCGGGCTGGGGCAAGGTGGTGTGCCTCAGCGCGCTGGTGTGGCTGTGGGCGCAGCTGGGCCTCAAGCGGGAGCTGTACGGCATGTTGGGGAGTGTGTCCTGGCTGCGGATGAAGATGGACCACTCCGGCGCGTTCGACTTGTTCGCCTGGCAGTTCCTCTGGGTGCTCGGCGTGTGGCGGGGAAGCCTCCGGGCCCAGGCCGGTGGGAGCCCCGCGCCGCCGCCGCGCCTCCAGTGGGTGTTGGCGTGGGCGGTGGTCGGCGTGTTCCTGCTCGCGCGGTACGAGGTGCCGGGGTTCCAGTGGCTCACGAGCTGGCCGGTGCTGCTCGACAAGTGGACGCTGGCGCCGCTGCGGCTGGTGGACTTCCTGGCGCTGGCGTTGCTCGCGGACCGGGGCGCGCCGCGCGTGTATCGCTGGCTGCGGCCGAGGGTGTTGGAGCTGCTGGGCAGCGCCTCCCTGCCCGTCTTCAGCGCGCATCTGGTGTTGTGCCTGCTGAGCCTGGCGCTCATCAACGAGAGCGAGGCGCCCTTGGACAGCCTGGAGGAGGTCGCCGTGCTGGCGGTGACGTTCGCCGGGATGGTGGTGGTGGCGCTGCATCACCAGCGGCGCGCGGCGGCCCTCTCGGGCTGA
- a CDS encoding DUF5916 domain-containing protein, whose translation MSFGIRGIVALGLSLWSLVAGAAVEGPGKEQFLRAARVVGPIQVDGKLDEAAWASAPVFDAFVERYPHAGHAPSEKTELRILYDEDTLYVGVVARDSQPALIDRRLGRRDSAPFSDAVQVLIDSAHDHRTAYCFSLTAGGVQSDGLFYDDRYYTSDWSGIWAGATGSVEDGWVAEYAIPLSLLRFPEVPIQTWGFSVRRDIARKNEELESVENPRIHNTNVSRLGHLTGLEDVRPRGRWELMPYLAGRGLMHPQYASGARPSPRLLSPSLDVGLDVRATLSSSLALAATFNPDFGEVEADEMLLNLSTFEAYYPERRPFFTQGMELFQPVGMGVGDSPLALFYSRRIGLDTPILGAAKVTGTVGGVQVGVLDALVTGPWQARDEEQPDRRLRLDWRRPLHVGPGVQLPDRPSATTHYLVAVARGKVGEGSRVGGALTMANPLSGTCTQEDAEQEGAERKAACRARGGLAGALDFDLKTADSTWGVYGMLVASRTSGGPPEQVLADGTRLEQGDSGVGGYVRAGRFGGEGLRPEVGVDVSSPRLSLFAAGFQRSQNEVAPRATLRFARPNGLGPFKAFFANAHLGARWSADERRLHRVTWMNLYASATLPTFDTVSVETGVDLNAYDVREMRGTGVPVQRPDRSFVSVYFETNRNRLVSVEASGAVGHRGQGGPSPAAWDWGYEVGVSLRPHPTLETQLELGNDKTDHGPRFVETLADGRFLLGSLDARYLSLTLRQEWVVSPRFTVQGYAQLFTAYGLYGPFFTATSDAQRTRVRLSSLVPVERTDSSSFYSTALNVNLVLRWEYRLGSTLFFVYSRAQEGLPTPEGERPFASLRPRRLLEGPANDAVMLKWSYYWGA comes from the coding sequence ATGTCATTCGGCATCAGAGGAATCGTCGCGCTGGGGTTGTCGCTGTGGAGTCTGGTGGCGGGCGCGGCGGTGGAGGGGCCGGGGAAGGAGCAGTTCCTCCGCGCGGCGAGGGTCGTGGGGCCCATCCAGGTGGATGGGAAGCTGGACGAAGCCGCCTGGGCGAGCGCGCCGGTGTTCGACGCCTTCGTGGAGCGCTATCCCCACGCGGGGCATGCGCCGTCGGAGAAGACAGAGCTGCGCATCCTCTACGACGAGGACACCCTGTATGTCGGCGTGGTGGCGCGAGACTCGCAGCCGGCGCTCATCGACCGGCGACTGGGGCGGCGCGACAGCGCGCCGTTCTCGGACGCGGTGCAGGTGCTCATCGACTCCGCGCATGACCACCGCACGGCGTACTGCTTCTCGCTCACCGCGGGCGGCGTGCAGAGCGATGGGCTGTTCTACGACGACCGCTACTACACGTCGGACTGGAGCGGCATCTGGGCAGGAGCCACGGGCAGCGTGGAGGACGGCTGGGTGGCGGAGTACGCCATCCCCCTGTCGCTGCTGCGCTTCCCGGAGGTCCCCATCCAGACGTGGGGCTTCTCGGTGCGTCGGGACATCGCGCGCAAGAACGAGGAGCTCGAGTCGGTGGAGAACCCGCGCATCCACAACACGAATGTCTCGCGCCTGGGGCACCTGACGGGGCTCGAGGACGTGCGGCCTCGTGGCCGATGGGAGCTGATGCCGTACCTCGCGGGGCGCGGGCTGATGCATCCGCAGTACGCCAGCGGGGCACGCCCCTCGCCGCGGCTGTTGAGCCCATCGCTGGACGTGGGCCTGGACGTGCGCGCGACGCTGAGCAGCAGCCTGGCGCTGGCGGCCACCTTCAACCCCGACTTCGGCGAGGTGGAAGCGGACGAGATGCTGCTCAACCTCAGCACCTTCGAGGCGTACTACCCGGAGCGCCGCCCCTTCTTCACCCAGGGCATGGAGCTGTTCCAGCCGGTGGGCATGGGCGTGGGGGACTCCCCCCTCGCGCTGTTCTATTCGCGGCGCATCGGCCTGGACACCCCCATCCTGGGCGCGGCGAAGGTGACGGGCACGGTGGGCGGCGTGCAGGTGGGCGTCCTGGACGCGCTCGTCACGGGCCCCTGGCAGGCGCGCGACGAGGAGCAACCGGACCGCAGACTGCGTCTGGACTGGCGGCGCCCTTTGCACGTGGGGCCGGGCGTACAGCTCCCGGACAGGCCCTCCGCGACGACGCACTACCTGGTGGCGGTGGCGCGAGGAAAGGTGGGCGAGGGCTCACGGGTAGGCGGCGCGCTGACGATGGCCAACCCGCTGTCGGGCACCTGCACCCAGGAGGACGCGGAGCAGGAAGGCGCCGAGCGGAAGGCCGCGTGCCGGGCCCGGGGAGGACTGGCTGGCGCGCTCGACTTCGACTTGAAGACGGCGGACAGCACGTGGGGCGTGTACGGCATGTTGGTGGCGTCACGCACGTCGGGCGGCCCTCCGGAGCAGGTGCTGGCGGACGGCACGCGGCTGGAGCAGGGCGACTCGGGTGTGGGCGGCTACGTGCGCGCGGGGCGCTTCGGTGGCGAGGGCCTTCGCCCGGAGGTCGGCGTGGACGTGTCGTCGCCCAGGCTGTCGTTGTTCGCCGCGGGCTTCCAGCGCTCGCAGAACGAAGTGGCGCCTCGGGCGACGCTGCGCTTCGCGAGGCCCAATGGGCTGGGGCCCTTCAAGGCGTTCTTCGCCAACGCCCATCTGGGCGCGCGCTGGTCGGCGGACGAGCGGCGCCTGCACCGCGTCACCTGGATGAACCTCTACGCCAGCGCGACGCTGCCCACCTTCGACACGGTGAGCGTGGAGACGGGCGTGGACCTGAATGCCTATGACGTGCGGGAGATGCGGGGGACGGGCGTGCCGGTGCAGCGGCCGGACCGGAGCTTCGTCAGCGTCTACTTCGAGACGAACCGCAACCGGCTCGTGTCGGTCGAGGCCTCCGGCGCGGTGGGCCACCGAGGCCAGGGCGGGCCGAGCCCCGCCGCGTGGGACTGGGGCTACGAGGTCGGCGTGTCGCTCCGTCCCCATCCGACGCTGGAGACCCAGCTCGAGCTGGGCAACGACAAGACGGACCACGGGCCGCGCTTCGTGGAGACCCTGGCCGACGGTCGCTTCCTCCTGGGCTCGCTGGATGCGCGCTACCTGTCGCTCACGCTGCGGCAGGAGTGGGTGGTGTCGCCTCGCTTCACGGTGCAGGGGTACGCGCAGCTCTTCACGGCGTATGGCCTGTACGGCCCCTTCTTCACGGCCACGTCCGACGCGCAGCGGACCCGGGTGCGGCTGTCTTCGCTCGTGCCCGTCGAGCGCACCGACAGCAGCAGCTTCTACTCGACGGCGCTGAACGTGAATCTGGTGCTGCGCTGGGAGTACCGACTGGGCTCCACGCTCTTCTTCGTCTACTCACGCGCGCAGGAGGGACTGCCGACGCCCGAGGGGGAGCGGCCCTTCGCCTCGCTGCGGCCCCGACGGTTGCTGGAAGGTCCCGCCAACGACGCGGTGATGCTCAAGTGGAGCTACTACTGGGGGGCGTGA